A single window of Leptospira wolffii serovar Khorat str. Khorat-H2 DNA harbors:
- a CDS encoding branched-chain amino acid transaminase, which translates to MPESIKKLSYFEGKIVPENEANINIKTHALQYGTTVFGGIRGYYDDKTDNLYVFRILDHYKRLVNSTKIMQLQFQKTPEELRDITLDLLKQSGYRRNVYLRPFIYTSALQLSPRFHDVPTELAIYVLELDDYLDTKRGLTTMVSSWRRFDDTVIPTLSKVSGGYVNSALAKSEAVQNGFDEAIFLDGRGFVSEGSAENIFLVREGKIITPSISSSLLEGITRRSVLQLARDFGYEVVEREITRSELYIADEIFFSGTGVQIAWVSEVDRRKIGTGEIGPITKQLQSSFFDLIVGKNPKYKHWLTPVY; encoded by the coding sequence ATGCCAGAATCCATCAAGAAACTCTCTTACTTCGAAGGAAAAATAGTCCCCGAGAACGAAGCTAATATAAACATCAAGACTCATGCGTTGCAATACGGGACGACAGTCTTCGGCGGAATCCGAGGATACTACGATGACAAAACGGACAACCTATATGTGTTCCGCATCTTAGATCATTATAAACGTCTAGTAAATTCTACTAAGATCATGCAGCTCCAATTCCAAAAGACTCCGGAAGAACTGCGGGACATAACATTAGACCTGTTGAAACAATCCGGTTATCGCAGAAACGTTTACTTAAGACCTTTCATATACACTTCCGCTTTGCAATTATCCCCCCGCTTCCACGATGTTCCTACCGAACTCGCTATCTATGTTTTGGAATTGGACGACTATCTGGACACAAAACGCGGATTGACCACTATGGTTTCTAGTTGGAGAAGGTTCGACGACACCGTGATCCCTACTCTCTCCAAAGTCTCGGGAGGATATGTGAACTCGGCGCTCGCCAAATCGGAAGCCGTGCAAAACGGTTTCGACGAAGCTATATTTCTAGACGGAAGAGGATTCGTAAGCGAAGGTTCGGCGGAAAATATCTTCTTAGTTAGAGAAGGTAAAATCATCACTCCTTCCATCTCGTCTTCTCTCCTTGAAGGGATCACTCGCAGATCCGTTTTACAACTCGCAAGAGACTTCGGATACGAAGTAGTAGAAAGAGAGATCACCAGGAGCGAACTTTATATAGCCGACGAGATATTCTTCTCCGGAACGGGAGTACAGATCGCTTGGGTGAGCGAAGTCGACAGAAGAAAGATCGGAACCGGAGAGATAGGACCTATAACCAAACAACTCCAATCTTCTTTCTTCGATTTGATCGTAGGAAAGAATCCGAAATACAAACACTGGTTGACTCCGGTTTATTAA
- a CDS encoding alpha/beta fold hydrolase, whose protein sequence is MSENILKEEFKVRVLESDLNVLSITPETVKADSTAMIFLHDALGSVEQWKTFPERIASELGMKAYVYDRLGYGKSDPMILSRDMNYLHIEAFIYLRSLVETLGLNNVYLVGHSDGASIALLYASRFKDCKGLVAMAPHIFVEEITREGIRKFKEKYIEKNLSKSLERFHGDKTEILFDAWCDTWLSERFANWNIEDRLDSIDCPTLLIQGREDEYATLNQIETIAGVLRQKAKKVILPNCTHFPHVSARKEVENNIFEFFRDKILTPA, encoded by the coding sequence ATGAGTGAGAATATACTAAAAGAAGAATTCAAGGTTCGAGTATTGGAAAGCGATCTGAACGTTTTGTCCATCACTCCCGAAACGGTAAAAGCGGATTCCACCGCTATGATTTTTCTTCATGACGCTCTAGGTAGCGTGGAGCAATGGAAAACCTTTCCGGAACGAATCGCAAGCGAGTTAGGAATGAAAGCCTACGTTTATGATCGATTGGGCTACGGTAAATCCGATCCAATGATTCTTTCACGGGATATGAATTATCTTCATATAGAAGCGTTTATATATTTAAGAAGTTTAGTGGAGACCTTGGGATTAAATAATGTTTATTTGGTCGGTCATAGCGACGGAGCAAGCATCGCGTTATTATACGCGTCTCGGTTCAAAGATTGCAAAGGTCTCGTGGCGATGGCTCCCCATATTTTTGTGGAAGAAATTACTAGAGAAGGAATCAGAAAGTTCAAGGAGAAGTATATAGAGAAGAATCTTTCCAAGTCTCTGGAAAGATTCCATGGGGATAAGACAGAAATTCTTTTCGATGCTTGGTGTGATACTTGGTTATCCGAACGCTTCGCGAACTGGAATATAGAGGATAGATTGGATTCGATAGATTGTCCTACGCTTTTGATCCAAGGACGAGAAGACGAGTACGCTACTCTTAATCAAATAGAAACGATAGCTGGAGTCTTAAGGCAAAAGGCAAAGAAAGTTATCCTTCCAAACTGCACTCATTTTCCTCATGTGTCCGCACGCAAGGAAGTGGAGAATAACATCTTCGAATTTTTCCGAGACAAGATTCTGACTCCGGCTTAA
- a CDS encoding WHG domain-containing protein, with the protein MEEEGFSALSVRKVSQYFEGSPQPIYSQFKTRKALDKAVLNQIFDILLTYTNQSYSHHTFLNMGVGVVVFAREHPKLFHGLCLNPTYGAVSIERILRYHIRIFKNLKEFSSFSPKELKDLVMKRWVYIYGLATLVSFDLFKEPTDQNILRTIKASGLPVLSDAIERSNKRVRR; encoded by the coding sequence GTGGAAGAGGAAGGCTTCTCCGCTTTAAGCGTTCGGAAAGTCTCGCAGTATTTCGAGGGATCACCTCAGCCGATATATAGCCAATTCAAGACTAGAAAGGCGCTGGATAAGGCTGTATTGAATCAAATCTTCGATATTCTTCTAACGTACACGAATCAAAGCTATTCACATCACACTTTCTTAAATATGGGAGTGGGAGTCGTCGTTTTTGCCCGGGAACATCCTAAGTTATTTCACGGACTTTGTTTGAATCCGACGTACGGTGCCGTTTCGATCGAGAGGATTCTAAGATATCATATAAGAATTTTCAAAAACTTAAAAGAGTTCTCTTCCTTTTCTCCAAAAGAGTTAAAAGACTTAGTAATGAAGAGATGGGTTTATATTTACGGTCTGGCTACTTTGGTGAGTTTCGATTTATTTAAAGAACCTACCGATCAGAATATTCTACGTACTATAAAAGCATCCGGGTTACCCGTACTTTCCGATGCGATCGAGAGAAGTAATAAACGAGTTAGAAGATGA
- the dnaA gene encoding chromosomal replication initiator protein DnaA — MDSSWKRILEEVSKEIPPTYFDKFIDTLQLDSLTDDRCILIAPSSNIKTHVEKKYQNYIEEAIFRASGNRIPVEIVLESPSNLNVVLKENFKDRSYSFNQDYTFDNFVVGNTNRLAYSAAMECVKNPAEINPLYLFGKVGVGKTHLLHAIGSEIVKKEPWKTAYYVDIKSFMSEFLFALQSRDSIESFKIKYQSYNCLLIDDIQLLNTGAEKTQEEFFTIFNFLFERKRQIVIASDRPSSELPIHDRLKSRFVTGVQADIQAPDRDTRIGILEKTCQILNLGLSQEHIHLISDLIEDDTRALLGALNDLALHKRAFSHLFFTNTMIEEILKNRIFRKKNFQLSQDKVIEYISEIYHLDPKEIMGKSRKPEYVIPRHLCMYVLHKEFRLNKSQVGRMFSSEHTTVIHAVRNIENRMKEDKDFSIKVESILKRFQFQ, encoded by the coding sequence TTGGACTCGAGCTGGAAGCGTATTTTAGAGGAAGTATCAAAAGAAATTCCTCCGACTTACTTTGATAAGTTCATCGATACGCTGCAATTAGACAGCTTAACGGATGATCGTTGTATTCTTATCGCTCCTTCTTCCAACATAAAGACTCATGTAGAGAAAAAATACCAAAACTACATCGAAGAAGCCATCTTTCGTGCTAGCGGAAACCGAATCCCAGTGGAGATCGTTTTAGAATCTCCTTCCAATTTAAACGTAGTTCTGAAGGAAAATTTTAAGGATAGATCCTATTCTTTTAATCAGGATTATACTTTTGATAACTTTGTAGTAGGAAATACGAACCGTCTAGCTTATAGCGCTGCGATGGAATGTGTCAAAAATCCCGCTGAGATCAATCCGCTCTATCTCTTCGGAAAAGTCGGTGTGGGAAAGACCCATTTATTGCATGCGATCGGTTCCGAAATCGTAAAGAAAGAACCTTGGAAAACGGCTTACTACGTGGATATAAAATCCTTTATGAGTGAATTCCTCTTCGCTCTACAATCCAGAGATTCTATCGAATCTTTCAAAATCAAGTACCAGTCCTATAACTGTCTGTTGATAGACGACATACAATTATTGAATACCGGTGCGGAAAAGACCCAGGAAGAATTCTTCACTATCTTCAATTTTCTATTCGAGAGAAAAAGACAAATCGTCATAGCATCCGACCGTCCTAGCTCGGAACTCCCTATCCATGATCGTCTGAAATCCAGGTTCGTAACCGGAGTGCAGGCGGACATCCAAGCACCGGACAGAGATACTAGAATCGGAATCCTAGAGAAAACCTGCCAAATCCTAAACTTAGGACTATCGCAAGAGCATATCCATTTGATCTCGGATCTAATCGAAGACGATACAAGAGCCTTATTGGGAGCATTGAACGATCTCGCTCTTCATAAAAGAGCGTTCTCCCATCTATTCTTTACTAATACGATGATCGAAGAGATTTTGAAGAATAGAATCTTTCGTAAGAAAAATTTCCAACTCAGCCAGGACAAGGTCATCGAGTATATTTCCGAAATCTATCATTTGGATCCTAAAGAAATCATGGGTAAGAGTAGGAAACCCGAGTACGTTATCCCAAGACACCTATGCATGTACGTTCTACATAAAGAATTTCGCCTGAATAAAAGTCAGGTGGGAAGAATGTTCAGTAGCGAACATACCACAGTTATCCATGCTGTTCGTAACATAGAAAATCGAATGAAAGAAGACAAAGATTTCTCCATTAAAGTGGAAAGTATCCTCAAACGCTTCCAATTCCAATAA
- the dnaN gene encoding DNA polymerase III subunit beta has translation MKIKVNTSEFLKAIHAVEGVISAREIRSILSNLKLEAEESSVSISATDLEISIKTSLNAEVSKAGNISLPAKQLSSIFKTIHFEEALLSTEGTEADSTITYITDATKKNDYKNKLNGMDAEEIKTISKVDPSIVSDFPTSVFAEMIRKTSYAIAHEDQRYIFNGLYMVPKGDKLVFAVTDGRRLCKIERTLATPLKFKDPVIIPAKAIREISKMIGTAEVGKIGIVDNQIYVNANHIELLCKLIEGNFPNYEQVIPKSSKFSAVIPKESFQIYLRQALIAAEEPTRQIRLTFSNNNLNFYAQTQGVNEVSINMPIEYSGEEITVAFKGEYLSEVFRSIDDNEFKIEFSDSSSPVVFKDPSDPEFISVIMPMKI, from the coding sequence TTGAAGATAAAGGTAAACACATCCGAATTTTTGAAAGCGATCCACGCCGTAGAAGGAGTTATCTCAGCTCGAGAAATTAGATCCATTCTTTCCAATTTAAAATTGGAGGCGGAGGAATCTTCGGTTTCCATATCCGCGACCGATTTGGAAATCTCTATTAAAACTTCATTAAATGCAGAAGTTTCCAAAGCGGGAAATATTTCCCTTCCCGCAAAACAACTTTCTAGTATCTTTAAAACGATTCACTTTGAAGAAGCTTTGTTATCCACCGAAGGAACGGAAGCGGATTCCACGATCACTTATATCACGGACGCAACCAAGAAGAACGATTATAAAAATAAACTGAACGGAATGGATGCGGAAGAAATCAAAACGATTTCCAAAGTGGATCCTTCTATCGTCTCCGATTTTCCTACTTCAGTATTCGCGGAGATGATCCGCAAGACCAGTTATGCCATCGCTCATGAGGATCAAAGATATATCTTTAACGGATTGTATATGGTTCCTAAAGGGGACAAACTCGTATTTGCGGTAACCGATGGTCGAAGACTTTGCAAAATAGAGAGAACCTTAGCGACTCCTCTGAAGTTCAAGGATCCGGTTATTATTCCAGCAAAGGCTATTCGCGAGATATCCAAAATGATCGGCACTGCCGAAGTCGGTAAGATCGGTATCGTAGACAATCAAATCTATGTTAATGCAAATCATATCGAATTACTCTGTAAGCTGATCGAAGGGAATTTCCCTAACTACGAACAGGTAATTCCTAAGTCTTCCAAGTTCAGCGCGGTGATACCTAAGGAAAGTTTCCAAATCTATCTGCGCCAGGCTTTGATCGCTGCGGAAGAACCCACTCGTCAGATTCGTTTGACCTTCTCCAATAATAATCTCAATTTTTATGCCCAGACCCAAGGTGTGAACGAGGTTAGTATCAACATGCCGATAGAATATTCAGGAGAAGAGATCACCGTCGCATTCAAAGGCGAATATCTATCCGAAGTATTCAGATCCATAGACGATAACGAATTCAAGATAGAGTTCAGCGATTCCAGTTCTCCAGTGGTATTTAAGGATCCTTCCGATCCGGAATTCATATCGGTTATCATGCCGATGAAAATATAA
- the recF gene encoding DNA replication/repair protein RecF (All proteins in this family for which functions are known are DNA-binding proteins that assist the filamentation of RecA onto DNA for the initiation of recombination or recombinational repair.), whose translation MFLRSLRLLNFRNHEQVSLEFHSRLIFFVGENGEGKTNLLEAISMISWLKSFRESEEGNLIRWNSDGYYIKAEVDRDGKRESYELGFSKKPVSRRKLKYNQEEVKKRSELLGKFLTVLMTPLDLIIVEGGPSERRRFLDSLLSSIDLSYLNDLIEYNRILKQRNALLKSGSSDQGLYEVWNQKLIEKGMSIFRKRKDFIQDFDPIYRENLKKLSGGRDNLLLEYRPSFTDEEHFRAVLARNLSRDRKLGYTSVGIHRDDLFVGEDNRDIMDFASQGQKRSTVISLKSAAFQYYRNRLNRTPILLIDDVIRELDVKRREYFVDLVLNSGQAFFTTTDLEGISDYVGRLEDEKQIFTVKNGLVTAHL comes from the coding sequence GTGTTTTTACGAAGCCTAAGGCTTCTGAATTTCCGTAATCACGAACAGGTAAGCTTGGAGTTTCATTCCAGGCTTATTTTCTTTGTAGGGGAAAACGGAGAAGGTAAAACCAATCTTTTAGAAGCGATCTCCATGATCTCTTGGTTGAAAAGCTTTCGTGAGTCGGAGGAAGGAAATCTGATTCGTTGGAATTCCGACGGATACTATATCAAAGCGGAAGTCGATCGGGACGGCAAAAGAGAGAGTTACGAACTCGGATTCTCCAAAAAGCCGGTAAGCAGAAGAAAATTAAAATACAACCAAGAAGAAGTGAAGAAACGTTCGGAACTTCTAGGTAAGTTTTTAACGGTTTTGATGACTCCTCTGGATTTAATTATCGTGGAAGGAGGTCCTTCTGAAAGAAGAAGGTTCCTAGATAGCTTACTTTCTTCGATCGATCTTTCTTACCTGAACGATCTAATAGAATACAACCGCATCCTAAAGCAAAGGAATGCTCTTTTAAAAAGCGGTTCTTCCGATCAGGGCCTCTACGAAGTCTGGAACCAGAAATTGATAGAAAAAGGAATGTCTATTTTTCGGAAGAGAAAAGACTTCATTCAAGATTTCGATCCTATTTATAGGGAGAATTTGAAGAAGTTAAGTGGAGGAAGAGACAATCTTCTGCTCGAATATCGTCCAAGCTTCACGGACGAAGAACATTTTAGAGCAGTGCTTGCCAGAAACTTATCTAGGGATCGCAAACTAGGATACACCTCCGTAGGAATCCATAGGGACGATCTTTTTGTAGGAGAGGACAATCGCGATATCATGGATTTCGCCTCCCAGGGCCAAAAGCGAAGCACGGTTATTTCCTTAAAATCCGCCGCTTTCCAGTATTATAGGAATCGCTTAAACCGTACCCCTATTCTTCTCATAGACGACGTGATCCGAGAATTGGATGTAAAAAGAAGAGAATATTTCGTGGATTTGGTTTTGAATTCAGGACAGGCATTTTTCACCACGACGGATTTGGAAGGAATTTCGGATTACGTCGGTAGACTCGAGGATGAGAAACAGATTTTTACCGTTAAAAACGGACTGGTTACGGCCCATCTATGA
- a CDS encoding DUF721 domain-containing protein, whose product MSSENLPHKIRSEEFRAMLGELGFTEESLYAKIAVQTLAKRWPDIIGPIYANQSEPFSIQDDTLIVITSHAAYKQEILFLKKRILNHCYRYLKENTVKKIEVRIGNVSRKDSKSPQPSVQKTGLEGKQDLVSLAEKETDPIAKKRLLDLIEYL is encoded by the coding sequence ATGAGTTCCGAAAATCTTCCTCATAAAATTCGTTCGGAAGAATTCCGAGCGATGCTAGGAGAACTGGGATTCACCGAAGAAAGTTTATATGCGAAAATCGCAGTCCAAACGCTTGCAAAACGCTGGCCGGACATAATCGGGCCGATTTACGCGAATCAGTCGGAGCCCTTTTCCATACAAGACGACACATTAATCGTGATTACTTCTCACGCAGCTTATAAGCAGGAGATTCTCTTTTTAAAAAAGAGAATTTTGAATCATTGCTATCGCTATCTAAAAGAGAATACGGTTAAGAAAATAGAAGTTAGAATCGGAAATGTGTCTAGAAAAGACTCCAAAAGTCCTCAGCCAAGCGTCCAAAAAACCGGACTGGAAGGCAAACAAGATCTGGTTTCTTTAGCCGAAAAAGAAACGGATCCGATCGCAAAAAAGAGGCTTTTGGATCTCATCGAATACCTATAG
- the gyrB gene encoding DNA topoisomerase (ATP-hydrolyzing) subunit B has translation MSETDSSYSAGQIKILEGLEAVRKRPGMYIGTQDETGLHKMVYEVVDNSVDEAMAGHCNEITISILPENIIEVKDNGRGIPTAIHPEKGISTIEVVMTILHAGGKFENDAYKVSGGLHGVGVSVVNALSDWLEVEVYQQGKIHQQKYSRGVPQGPVTVIGESSDRGTVVRFKPDASIFTTTEFQFDVLTSRFRELAFLNKGLKLIVQDKRKSEQDRHDFLFDGGIVSFVEYLNENKHPLHKTIHFERNKDDVVAEIAIQYSDTYSENIFCFTNNINNNLGGTHLEGFRAALTRTLNDYLKKDQQLSKKQTALSGDDLKEGLTAVISVKIPQPQFNSQTKEKLVNAEIKGIMQTLTGEGLSLFFEENPAVTKKILEKCILAAKAREAARKARDLTRRKTVLEGGGLPGKLADCSEKDPAGSELYIVEGDSAGGSAKQGRDRNYQAILPLKGKILNVEKSRLDKILGNEEIRTLVSALGTGIGEDEFNVDKIRYHKIFIMTDADIDGSHIRTLLLTFFFRYMKQVIERGYLYVAQPPLYLIRHGKVATYLYSDKEKEEYLKSIGTDKAVIQRYKGLGEMNPEQLWETTMDPEKRVVLKVKLDDYVEAEDTFNILMGDEVVPRRRFIEVNAAKVANLDL, from the coding sequence ATGAGCGAAACAGACAGCAGTTATAGCGCAGGTCAGATCAAAATCCTAGAAGGATTAGAGGCTGTACGCAAGCGTCCAGGGATGTATATCGGAACCCAGGATGAGACAGGTCTTCATAAAATGGTTTATGAAGTCGTGGATAACTCTGTTGACGAGGCAATGGCCGGCCATTGCAATGAGATCACCATCTCCATTCTTCCCGAAAATATAATCGAGGTTAAGGATAACGGTCGAGGAATACCGACGGCTATCCATCCTGAAAAGGGAATCTCCACCATTGAAGTCGTTATGACGATTCTTCACGCCGGCGGTAAGTTCGAAAACGACGCATATAAGGTTTCTGGCGGTCTTCACGGTGTGGGGGTTTCTGTTGTAAACGCTCTTTCTGATTGGTTGGAAGTGGAAGTTTATCAGCAAGGAAAGATTCACCAACAAAAATATTCCAGGGGAGTTCCCCAAGGTCCCGTTACCGTGATCGGAGAATCTTCGGATAGAGGAACAGTCGTCCGATTTAAACCGGATGCCAGTATTTTTACCACTACCGAGTTTCAGTTCGACGTTTTGACTTCCCGATTTCGAGAATTAGCCTTTTTGAATAAGGGCCTAAAACTAATCGTTCAGGACAAAAGAAAGTCGGAGCAGGATCGCCATGATTTCCTTTTCGACGGTGGGATTGTTTCTTTCGTAGAATATCTGAACGAAAACAAGCATCCTTTGCATAAAACCATTCATTTTGAAAGGAATAAGGACGATGTGGTGGCCGAGATCGCCATCCAATATTCCGATACGTATTCGGAAAATATATTCTGCTTTACCAACAATATCAATAATAACCTGGGCGGGACCCACTTGGAAGGTTTCCGTGCCGCTCTCACTCGTACTCTAAACGATTATCTAAAAAAGGACCAACAGCTTTCCAAAAAGCAAACCGCACTATCCGGGGACGATTTAAAAGAAGGTTTAACCGCGGTCATATCCGTAAAGATTCCTCAACCTCAGTTCAACTCCCAAACCAAGGAAAAATTGGTGAACGCAGAGATAAAGGGAATCATGCAAACTCTTACCGGAGAAGGTTTGTCCCTATTCTTCGAAGAGAACCCGGCGGTTACTAAGAAAATATTAGAAAAATGTATATTAGCTGCGAAGGCCAGGGAAGCGGCACGTAAGGCGAGAGATCTAACTCGTCGTAAAACCGTTTTAGAAGGCGGAGGTCTTCCCGGAAAACTGGCGGATTGTTCCGAAAAAGATCCAGCCGGATCCGAACTCTATATAGTCGAGGGAGATTCGGCGGGCGGTTCGGCGAAACAGGGCCGGGATCGAAATTATCAGGCTATTCTTCCTTTAAAAGGTAAAATTCTGAACGTGGAAAAATCCAGATTGGATAAGATTTTAGGAAACGAAGAGATTCGTACTTTGGTTTCCGCGCTCGGGACGGGAATCGGAGAGGACGAATTCAATGTCGATAAGATCCGCTATCATAAGATTTTCATTATGACTGATGCGGATATCGACGGATCTCATATTCGTACCCTCCTTCTTACATTCTTTTTTCGTTATATGAAACAGGTCATAGAGAGAGGGTACCTCTACGTCGCCCAGCCTCCTCTTTACCTGATACGTCACGGCAAGGTCGCCACTTATCTATATTCCGATAAAGAGAAGGAAGAATATCTGAAGTCCATAGGCACTGATAAGGCCGTGATCCAACGATACAAGGGACTCGGAGAGATGAACCCCGAGCAATTATGGGAAACCACTATGGATCCGGAAAAGCGTGTAGTGCTTAAGGTTAAATTGGACGACTACGTGGAAGCCGAAGACACCTTCAATATCCTAATGGGCGACGAGGTCGTCCCGAGACGCAGATTTATTGAAGTGAATGCGGCTAAAGTCGCCAACCTGGATCTTTAA